Proteins encoded by one window of Nicotiana tomentosiformis unplaced genomic scaffold, ASM39032v3 Un00101, whole genome shotgun sequence:
- the LOC138903873 gene encoding uncharacterized protein has product MAEDKLTHTYSLFMNPSDTLGVVLIPVKLTRSENYGLWSRSMCIALQAKRKLGFVLGTCTKESYDTELHEQWDICNAIVLSWIINTVLEDLLRGIVYASDSHTVWKDMKERFDKVNRMRIFQVHRQIATLSQGNSSLSIYFTKLKELWAKYDAMVPPPGCDCAKSKDYIEHFHQQDYYNFLMD; this is encoded by the coding sequence ATGGCGGAAGACAAGCTCACACACACTTATTCTTTATTCATGAATCCTTCCGATACTCTTGGAGTTGTGTTGATTCCAGTCAAACTTACTAGATCTGAGAACTACGGCTTATGGAGCAGGTCAATGTGTATTGCTTTGCAAGCGAAAAGGAAGCTAGGGTTTGTGTTGGGCACTTGTACGAAGGAATCCTATGATACTGAATTGCATGAGCAATGGGACATATGTAATGCCATAGTTCTCTCATGGATCATAAATACAGTGTTGGAAGATCTCCTTAGGGGAATTGTTTATGCATCAGATTCTCACACTGTTTGGAAGGATATGAAGGAGCGCTTTGACAAAGTTAATCGCATGAGGATTTTTCAAGTTCATCGTCAAATTGCTACCCTGTCACAAGGTAATAGCTCACTCTCTATTTATTTCACAAAGCTGAAAGAGCTTTGGGCTAAATATGATGCAATGGTTCCACCTCCTGGTTGTGATTGTGCTAAATCAAAGGATTATATCGAACATTTCCATCAACAAGACTATTATAATTTCTTAATGGACTAA
- the LOC138903874 gene encoding uncharacterized protein: protein MPDVPKYDETSDPREHITTYTTSVKGNDLAPQEIESILLKTFGETLTRGALTWYSLLPEHSIDSFEMLANSFIKVHAGATKVQSRKVNIFRIAQGKFELLREFVTRFQKERMLLSAVPDEWAVEAFTKSLNPRSSDASRKLKESMLEFQATTWADVHNRYKSKIRIKDDHVGFPSLAKGREKNKEISKDYFDMDRRSLRDRFLPYERTEGRSRGFR, encoded by the coding sequence ATGCCCGACGTGCCAAAGTATGATGAAACTTCAGACCCtcgggagcatattaccacctatacaacaTCGGTGAAGGgtaatgatttagctcctcaggAAATTGAATCTATTTTGCTGAAAACATTtggagagactctcacgaggggagccttgacgtggtattcactattacccgagcattccatagattctttTGAGATGCTTGCGAATTCTTTTATTAAGGTTCATGCTGGGGCCACAAAGGTGCAGTCCCGAAAGGTCaacatattcagaattgcacaaGGAAAATTCGAGTTGCTGCGAGAGTTCGTTACCAGGTTCCAAAAGGAGAGGATGCTACTCTCGGCTGTTCCGGATGAATGGGCggttgaagcattcaccaagagtctgaatccgagaagttcagacGCCTCCCGAAAACTGAAAGAAAGCATGCTTGAGTTCCAAGCAacgacttgggcggatgtccacaaccggtacaagtcaaagataaggatcaaaGATGATCATGTTGGCTTCCCATCGTTGgcaaaaggacgggagaagaataaagaaatatcaaaagACTATTTCGACATGGACAGACGGTCTTTGAGGGACCGATTTTTGCCCTATGAACGGACCGAAGGCCGCAGCAGAGGCTTCCGGTAA